From the genome of Biomphalaria glabrata chromosome 17, xgBioGlab47.1, whole genome shotgun sequence, one region includes:
- the LOC106075224 gene encoding uncharacterized protein LOC106075224, protein MKFKKATPIVVSLLLALASLTTVVGSLPCDNPNPIEEKAYVGAYEIYFPDTQTNSFFQPAQCRWKILAYRNDYVINLEFSDVNLTHGDFLNSCSERITVYDGPDVTDLVLADFCGLRSPSIVTSSRETLVVFRSNESTVTTGRFRLKYKAIRDKVNDDDSSQVLRIAFGGFIGAVAFVIICSGAIQRYKYGRSNGPVFLFFGRHRVDTTAMASTAGSRHAGGCPSTRRRTANEPAPQEAESASLRNRVAGFFHCIVIKLYPGRLDSESSSSDSSGDSSSLHHGPRSSFRFGRRQASITSCSEATHVSQGRRGSSSNNYEFDPQVMPHLTMDGHESFGYSTIPVGNFTSDPSAVKPPTYEDSVNSVNPLYLQSSGQAFYNRAFDLKDEGQGTHEVFPPPPPYSEVNLQSGSDSLLGTRGNNCILEATRTPLTGEQSCNDRFLSTHSISQANAMTGDSLTPVSLTQENEQLDPVLRSGATCSAPVVVDVLQMSSIEKQNSFIAHDSTLSSKDHKTIDPVSNDELLHPNQTISSSAPMELFRRSGLISTLAIDRPTQSATQEMDPSKDPLGKKLELQTCSEQRADSIPKCSDTGTEQISLAPSFRQGDECVDQPHVSASASVNNSRQNELINSEINAITATSLPGDGLRIEDLDYSSREENV, encoded by the exons ATGAAGTTTAAAAAGGCAACACCGATAGTTGTGAGCCTGTTGTTGGCTCTGGCTAGCCTGACTACTGTAG TTGGTTCCCTCCCTTGTGACAACCCTAACCCGATCGAAGAGAAAGCTTACGTTGGAGCATACGAGATTTACTTCCCAGATACGCAGACCAACAG tttttttcAGCCAGCCCAGTGTCGCTGGAAAATCTTAGCGTACCGGAATGATTACGTCATTAACTTGGAGTTTTCAGACGTAAACTTGACCCATGGAGATTTTCTGAACTCCTGCAGCGAAAGAATTACTGTATACGATG GTCCTGATGTCACAGATTTGGTGCTGGCTGACTTCTGTGGTTTGAGGAGCCCTTCCATCGTGACATCATCTCGCGAGACTCTCGTCGTGTTTCGATCTAACGAGAGCACGGTGACCACTGGACGGTTTCGTCTCAAGTACAAGGCCATCAGGGATAAAGTAAACGACGATG ATTCTAGTCAAGTGCTTCGGATAGCTTTCGGCGGATTTATCGGCGCTGTGGCCTTCGTGATAATTTGTAGCGGGGCCATACAACGTTATAAATATGGAAGGTCCAACGGGCCAGTCTTCTTGTTCTTTGGACGACATCGCGTGGACACTACTGCCATGGCCTCGACAGCTGGCTCCAGACACGCAGGCGGCTGCCCATCGACAAGAAGAAGAACAGCCAATGAACCAGCTCCGCAAGAAGCGGAAAGTGCGTCTTTAAGAAACAGGGTTGCCGGGTTCTTCCAT TGCATAGTTATCAAGCTATACCCCGGACGACTTGACAGCGAATCCTCCAGTTCCGATTCCAGCGGGGACAGCTCCAGCTTACACCATGGCCCACGCTCGTCCTTTCGCTTCGGTCGCAGGCAGGCCAGCATCACAAGCTGCAGCGAAGCTACCCACGTATCTCAGGGGAGGAGAGGCAGCAGTAGTAACAACTATGAGTTTGACCCTCAGGTGATGCCCCACTTAACCATGGACGGGCACGAGAGCTTCGGGTACAGTACGATTCCTGTTGGGAACTTTACTTCAGATCCTTCGGCAGTAAAGCCACCTACGTAtgaagacagtgtcaacagcGTAAATCCTTTATACCTTCAATCCAGTGGTCAGGCTTTTTACAACCGTGCTTTCGATCTCAAGGACGAAGGCCAGGGCACCCATGAAGTTTTTCCCCCACCACCGCCTTACTCCGAAGTAAACTTGCAGAGTGGCTCTGATTCTTTGTTGGGGACAAGAGGAAACAACTGCATCTTGGAAGCTACTAGGACCCCATTGACGGGAGAGCAAAGCTGCAATGATCGATTCCTATCCACTCATTCTATATCCCAGGCAAATGCCATGACTGGAGATTCCCTGACACCCGTTTCCCTCACACAAGAGAATGAACAGCTTGATCCAGTGTTAAGATCAGGCGCAACATGTAGCGCCCCTGTTGTGGTGGATGTTCTTCAAATGTCAAGCATCGAAAAGCAAAATTCTTTCATTGCCCATGACAGTACTCTTAGCTCCAAAGATCACAAAACAATCGACCCTGTCAGCAATGATGAGCTCTTGCATCCGAACCAAACCATTTCATCCTCAGCACCCATGGAGCTTTTTCGTAGATCTGGCTTAATATCTACCTTAGCTATTGACAGACCAACCCAAAGTGCAACGCAAGAAATGGATCCTTCTAAAGATCCGTTGGGGAAAAAGCTAGAACTCCAGACGTGCAGCGAACAAAGGGCAGACTCTATTCCTAAATGTTCTGATACAGGCACTGAACAGATAAGCCTTGCACCATCTTTCCGACAGGGAGATGAGTGTGTGGATCAACCACACGTCTCCGCTTCTGCTTCTGTCAACAATAGTCGCCAAAACGAGCTCATTAATTCGGAGATCAACGCAATTACAGCCACGTCACTTCCTGGAGATGGTTTGCGAATTGAAGATTTAGACTATAGTAGCCGCGAAGAAAATGTTTGA